GCCCTGCGCAAATCCAAGGGCCAGGAGCCGCTCAAGGAGCTGAAGAAGGAAGACGAGAACGCCCTGCCGGAGGAAGACAAGACCAAGCCGCAGGACGACGCCTACCTGACCGAGTCCGGGCACATCCTGATCGACTACCTGAACCTGGATTCGCAGGTCGCCAAACACTGATCGGATGTAATCAAACAGTCATGACGCTGTCGTGAAATGCACAGGGCCGGGAAACCGGCCCTTTGCATTTCCATTCACCGAGAACCGTCATGACCGTCACCGAGCAGTTGAGCGCGCTGGACCAGATCCTCGCTCACGGCGACCTGCACTGCCTGTTCCAGCCCATCCTGTCGCTCTCCGAACGGCGCCTGGTCGGCTACGAAGCCCTCACCCGCGGCCCGTCCAACGGCCCCCTGCACTCGCCGCTGCCGCTGTTCAGCATCGCCCGCAGCAGTGGCCGCCTGAGCCAGCTGGAGCTGCTCTGCCGACGCCAGGCCTGCGCACGCTTCCGTGACCTGAACCTCGACGGCAAGCTGTTTCTCAACGTCTCTCCCGAATCGCTGCTGGAACCCACCCATCAGCCCGGCCGCACCCTGCAGTTACTGCAGACCTTCGGCATCTCGCCCAACGACGTGGTGATCGAACTCACCGAGCAGACCCCCATCGAGGACTTCAGCCTGCTCGACACCGCGCTGCACCACTACAGGGCGATGGGCTTCTCCATCGCCCTGGACGACCTTGGCGCGGGCTATTCGAGCCTGCGCCTGTGGTCGGAACTGCGCCCTGACTACGTGAAGATCGACCGCCACTTCATCGAAGGCATTCACCTGGACGCGGTGAAGCGCGAATTCGTCGGCTCCATCCTGAAGATGGCCCACGCCTCGCGCGCCCAGGTCATCGCCGAAGGCATCGAGCTGGCGGAAGAGCTCGCGGTGCTCTCGGAAATGGGCATCGACCTGGTGCAGGGTTACCTGTTCGGCCGCCCCGGCGAACAGCCGCCGCGCGATGCACGCAACCTGCTACCGGAGGTGGACACCAGCGGGGCCCTGTTCGCCGACGAACAATCCAGCCTGCAGCCGCTGCTGCTGGAACAGCCGGCGGTGCGCGACGACACCCCGATCAGCGACGTGCTCGAAGCCTTCCGCGCCCAGGCCAACCTGAACTCCCTGGCGGTACTCGACCCGCACGGACAGCCGGTGGGCATCGTCCATCGGCATGCGTTGTCCGATGCCCTGCTCAAGCCGTTCGCACCCGAACTGTATGCGCTCAAGCCGATCAGCCGGCTGATGAGCCACGACTTCCTCGCGGTGGAACGCAGCCAGTCGCTGCAGCAGGTCAGCCGCCTGCTCACCAGCCGAGCGCGGCAGCGCATCGAGGAAGACTTCATCATCACCCTCAACGGCCGCTATCTCGGCCTGGGCCGGGTGATCGACGTGCTCAAGCTGATCACCGAGCAGAAGATCCGCCAGGCCCGCCACGCCAACCCGCTGACTCTGCTGCCCGGCAACGTGCCCATCCAGCAGTGCCTGAGCCGGCTGCTGCAACAGGGCCGGGAAGCCGTGGTGTGCTACGTGGACATCGACAGCTTCAAGCCTTTCAACGACCTCTACGGCTACGCACGCGGCGACGAGGTGCTGCTGTGCCTGGCGCAATGCCTGGGCGAACGGGTAGACCCGGCGCAGGACTTCGTCGGCCATATCGGCGGCGATGACTTCATGCTGGTACTGGGCATCCGGGACTGGCGCGAACGCCTCAATCACCTGCTGGAAGACTTCCAGGGACAGTGCCGGCGCTTCTACAGCCGCGAACACCTCGAAGCGGGATGCTTCGTCTCGTACAACCGCCAGGGACAGCGCGAGGAGTTTCCGCTGTTGTCACTGTCGATCGGCGTGGTGCATCTCAAGGCCGATGCCTGCACGCGCCTGGATGCCAGCCAACTGGCGGGACTGGCCTCGGAGGCCAAGCGGCACGCCAAGGCCATGCCCGGCTACAGCCTGCACATCCTCACCGTCGCCTGAGCTCAGAGCCCGAGTTGTCGGGCGCGCGTTTCGTAGCGCGCGGCCTGGCTCTCATCGGGCGGCAGGCCGGGGCCGCCACTGCGATACAGCTCCACCAGCTTGCGCGCCGCCAGCGGGTGGCCGGCCTCGGCGGCCTGCCCCCAATAACGTGCGGCTTCCTGCGCATCGGCGGCATGGCGGGTATCGCCCTTGAGCGACTGCACGCCAATCTGATACGCCGCCTTGGCATCGCCACCGGTGGCGGCCAGACGCAGCAGACGCAATCCTTCCTCGCGTGCGCCCAGTCCCTGGCCACGGAACAGCAGCAGGTGGCCGTAGAAACTCTGCGCAGCGACATCGCCCAGGTTGGCCATGCGCGAGAACTGCCCCTGCATCCACTGCCAGGCGCGCGGCTGGCGCACCAGCCAGGGCCAGCCCATCAGGCGCCGCGCCACGGCATAGGTCAGGCGCGCGCGCAGGCGCCAGAACAGCTCACGGGGCATCGCCATTTCAGAGCTCCTCGGGATACTCGAACTCGAACACCCGCACCACTTCCGCCGCATGCCACCCCGCCGCGGCCGGGCCGTCCGGCGCGCCGGAGAAGCGCCCCAGACGCTCCACGCATTCGAAGAAACCGGTGCGCGGCAGGCGGCTCGCCCCCTGGCTGATCACCAGTGAACTGCGTAGCGGTCGCCCCGCACGGGCATCCAGTGCGGCGAGATGTTCGAGGGCGGCGGTCAGGATGGTCATCGCCGGCGTCGGCAACTGCAGACGCTCGATCAACGCCCGGTAGGTCAGCAGATGGCGCTGGCGGCGGGCATCTTCCAGCTCGCCGAGCAGGCCTTCCCAGTGTTTACGACTGATCTGTACGCTCAAGACCCGGACTCCCCACTGCCCAGGGCACGGCGCAGACCGTGCTGAATGGCGTCGCTGGCCTCGCGCTCGCCGTTTTCGATGAGGGCGAGATACGACGGGCTGATGCCGACCGCACGCGCCAGCATCTCGATGGAAAAGCCGCGCGCCTCGCGCAGGGATTTCCAGTTCGGAGCTTCATCGGATACGGGTGCTGCGGCGGGCTGGACCACCTGTGCGGCGCCGCGGCCGGCGGCGGCCAGCAGTGCCTGGTACTCGGCCCAGGGGACAACGGCGTATTCCGCCTCGCCGTCACGCATGATGACTTGCACGTTCATGACAACACTCCTTGCAGGCCGCCATCTTAACAGCCTGACGGGCACCTGTGCCGGCTATACTGCTGCCGCCGTCACCTCCCGCCGAACATGAGGACCGACTTGCAGCGCCTTCTCCCGATCTGCCTCTGCCTGACGAGCGTCCTCTGCGGTGCCGAAGAACTGCGTTGGGGCTATTCGCCAAGCAACGGAATGCCCTACGTGGAAAGTATTGACCACGAATTGGCGCATGGCTTCGTCCGCGATCTGGGCGAAAGGGTCGGACAGCTCCTGAAGCTCGAGGTTCGCTTCATCGAAACGCCCGACAAGCGCGTAGAAACGTCGCTGCAACAGGGCAACATCCAACTGCTGTGCATCAACAACCCGCAGTGGATGAGCGCCCCGGAGAAACTGCGCTGGTCGCCCAGCCTGTTCGAGGAAGAAGACGTACTGGCGCAACGCGGCGATGCGCCGTCATTCGACACGCTAGATGCCCTTCACGGGCATACGCTCGGCACCAGTCTCGGCTACGTCTACCCGCCCGCTCTGATGGAGGCGTTCGCCAGCCGCGCGATCCACCGCAACGACGTGCGCAACCTCGAAACCCGCCTGCGCATGCTCGAACACAAGCGCCTGGATGCCATCGTGGACATGCGCCGGCCGCTGCAATTCCTGCTGGAGGAACATCCCGACCTGGCCATCCGGATCAATCCCGGCGCCTTGCAGCGTTACTCGATCCACTGCTCCTACGGCCCGACGCTGCCGGTCCCCGTCGAACGCTTCGACGCAGCGCTGCAGAAGCTGGTGGACGACGGCTCCATCCAGCGCATGCTCGCTCGTCAGGGGCAACTGCTGCGTCAGAGGCGCTGAACCTGCTCCGGCGCCGGCAACTGCTTGAGCGCCTCGCGAGTTTCGCCACCCTGGCCGTCACGCCACACCTTGAAGGCATCCAGCTCGGACTGCCAACGGCGCACGACCCAGGCCAGCACGGCCAGGTCATCGAGGAACCCCACGCCCAGCAGCCAATCCGGCACCAGGTCCACCGGCGCCAGGAAGTACAGCAGCGCCGCCACCACGGACACCAGGGCCTGGGAACTGATGCCGCGATAGTCGCCGCGCACCCAGGCCACCAACAGTTCCTGGAGCAGCTTCAGGTCATTACGGGCCAGCTTCAGCCGACCGCTCTTGCGCGCCACCGCGAACAGCAGCGCCGGAATCCGACCACGGGCCAGAAAACGTCCGGCGAGGTTCAGGTAGCGATCGAATCCTGGAGGCTTTTTCATCACGTCACCTCGGTAGGAATGCCCAGACAAGAATGCTTCAGGTTATCCACCTTTACTGTGGATAAGTCTGTTGAAAGAAAGCTTCAATATCGCCCAAACGCCCGAGCCATCAGGGCTCCAGACAGATAGGCGATTTTTTATCCAGCCTGACAAATGCGTTAAAAATCATGCAGTTGCGGCTATTCGATGGGCGCCCGGATGTCAAGCACCCGACATCACTGCAACTGCGGCAAATATGTGCATAAGCGTAACACCGGGGGTCAGCCTACTCCCAAACAGCCCCTGGGTCAGCCTACCGTTCCAGAGCCGGCCCCGCAAAAACGAAAACGCCCCGTGGGTAACGGGGCGCTCTCATTGGTACGAAGGTACTCAGTTCTGCTTCGGAGCTTCCTCAGCCGCTTCCGGCTGATTCTGATCCTTGATGCCCAGCAGTTCCAGGTCGAACACCAGCACGGAGTTCGCCGGGATGGTCGGGCTCGGGCTCTGCGCGCCGTAGGCCAGTTCGCTCGGGATGTACAGCTTGATCTTCTCGCCGACGTGCATCAGTTGCAGCGCTTCGACCCAACCCGGAATCACGCCGCCAACCGGCAGGTCGATCGGGCTGCCACGCTGGATGGAGCTGTCGAACACGGTACCGTCGACCAGCTTGCCTTCGTAGTGAACGGTCACCACGTCGGTAGCCTTGGGCTGCGGACCTTCGGCCTTCTTCACGACTTCGTACTGCAGGCCGGACTTGGTGGTCACCACGCCTTCACGCTTGCCATTGGTCTCGAGGAACTTCTTGCCGGCTTCCAGGGCTTCGGAGTTCTTCTTGGCGACCTGCTCTTCGGCGCGCTTCTGCAGGAAGGTGAAGGCTTCGGTCAGCTCTTCGTCGGTCAGCTTCTGCTTCTGCTTGCCGATGGCGTCGTTGATGCCTTCGGCGACGGCCTTGGAATCCAGGTCATCCATGCCTTCCTGGGCCAGACTCTTGCCCATGTTCAGGCCGATGCCATAGGAGGCCTTCTGCGCAGGGGTCTTCAGTTCCACTTCAGCGGCCTGCTTGTCGCAACCCGCGAGAACCAGGCCGACCAGCGCGATCGCTGCCGCCAACCGATGTTGTTTCATGCTGAATCCTTGTCTGTGCGCCGTCATGGCAGGGTCTTTGAAGCCGCGAGCTTATCAGGCGCTCGTGGCCAGTGGCTATGGGCAATAGGAACCCCTGCCACGGGAGAAGTTCCCACTGCAAACTTATAGGAAAATTAACAGGATATGTTCGGAAGACAGGTCGTAAGGAATGCAAACTGGCGCGGCTTTTTCGCGCGCAAAGAAAAAGCCCCCAGGCATCACTACCTGAGGGCTTTTCGAAATATGGCGCAGCGGACGGGACTCGAACCCGCGACCCCCGGCGTGACAGGCCGGTATTCTAACCGACTGAACTACCGCTGCGTCGGACCTCGAGTTTGGTGGGTGATGACGGGATCGAACCGCCGACCCTCTGCTTGTAAGGCAGATGCTCTCCCAGCTGAGCTAATCACCCTTCACTCTCGAAGTGGGGCGCATTCTACGGAGGAGATTGGAGGCTGGCAAGCCCCTCAATAAAAAAAATTTTCAGATGTTCCAAAGGCTTAGATGAAGTGCGGGAAAGACAAAACGGGGTTGGCCTGGAAAGCGCCTGACGGAATAATGGGTTCTTTGTGTCCAGGAGTTCGCCCCTCATGTGGTTCCGCAACCTGCTCGTATACCGCCTCACCCAGGATCTGCAGATCGACGCCGATGCCCTGGAGAAGGCCCTGGCCAGCAAGCCGGCGCGCCCCTGTGCCAGCCAGGAACTGACCACCTATGGTTTCTCCGCGCCGTTCGGCAAGGGCCCGGACGCACCGCTGGTCCACGCCAGCGAGGGTTTCTTCCTGGTCAGCGCGCGCAAGGAAGAGCGCATCCTCCCCGGCAGCGTCGTGCGTGACGCCCTGAAGGACAAGGTCGACGAAATCGAGGCCGCGCAGATGCGCAAGGTCTACAAGAAGGAACGCGACCAGCTCAAGGACGAGATCGTCCAGACCCTGCTGCCGCGCGCCTTCATCCGCCGCTCGGCGACCTTCGCCGCCATCGCCCCGAGCCTCGGCCTGATCCTGGTCGATTCCTCCAGCGCGAAGAAGGCCGAAGACCTGCTTTCCACCCTGCGCGAAGCCCTGGGCTCGCTGCCAGTGCGCCCGCTGACCGTGAAGACCGCGCCGACCGCCACCCTGACCGAATGGGTGAAGACCCAGGAAGCGGCCGGCGACTTCTTCGTCCTCGACGAGTGCGAGCTGCGCGACACCCACGAAGACGGCGGCGTGGTGCGCTGCAAGCGCCAGGACCTGACCAGCGAGGAAATCCAGCTGCACCTGACCGCCGGCAAGCTGGTCACCCAGCTGTCCCTGGCCTGGTCGGACAAGCTGTCCTTCGTCCTCGACGACAAGGTGGTGATCAAGCGCCTGCGCTTCGAAGACATGCTGCAGGAAAAGGCGGAGCAGGACGGTGGCGAAGACGCCCTCGGCCAGCTCGACGCCAGCTTCACCCTGATGATGCTGACCTTTGCCGAATTCATCCCGGCGCTGGTCGAGGCGCTCGGCGGCGAGGCGATTCCGGAAGGTATCTGACCCCGGCAGGCGCCGCGCTTGCGGCGCCTGACACAATAAGAAGGAAAGCCCCATGCGTGCCCTCGCTTCCCTTAGCCGCTTCTGCGGCAACACCTTTCCAGTCTGGGTTCTGCTGTTCGCCGTTCTGGCCTTTTTCCAACCCGCCTGGTTCAAGGGACTGACGGTGGCCATCGTGCCGCTGCTGGGGCTGGTGATGTTCGGCATGGGACTGACGCTCAAGGCGGAGGACTTCCGCGAAGTCGGACGCCATCCCGGGCGAGTGATCATCGGTGTGCTGGCGCAGTTCATCATCATGCCGGGTACGGCCTGGCTGCTCTGCAAGCTGCTGGCGCTGCCCGACGAAATCGCGGTGGGTGTGATCCTGGTGGGCTGCTGTCCCGGCGGCACCGCCTCCAACGTCATGACCTGGCTGTCCCGCGGTGACGTAGCACTGTCGGTCGCGATCACCTCCGTCACCACGCTGCTCGCGCCGCTGGTCACTCCCGCGTTGGTATGGCTGCTCGCCTCCGCCTGGTTGCCGGTCTCGTTCGGCGCCATGTTCCTGTCGATCGTGCAGGTCGTCCTGCTGCCGATCGCGCTGGGCTTCGTCGCCCAGCGCGTGCTCGCAGAGCGCACCCGCGTGGCGGTGGATGTGCTGCCGCTGGTTTCAGTGATCAGTATCGTGGTGATCATTGCCGCCGTGGTGGCTGCCAGCCAGGCGAAGATCGCCGAGTCCGGACTGCTGATACTCGCAGTGGTGATGCTGCATAACGCGCTCGGACTGATGATGGGCTACCTGACCGGGCGCCTGACCGGCATGCCGCTGGCCCAGCGCAAGGCGCTGGCCATTGAGGTCGGCATGCAGAACTCAGGCCTGGGAGCAGCGCTGGCCAATGCTCACTTCTCCCCTCTGGCCGCCGTGCCCAGCGCGCTGTTCAGTGTCTGGCACAACCTCTCCGGCTCCATCCTGGCGGCGGTGTTCCGCCGCATGATCGACGAGCCATCCGCCCAGGAACAAGCCTCGTAACGGGGTCATGCTCCGATGCCGGGTTGCCCGGCATCGCGCTTTTGTGCAAAATAATGCACATTGTGAGGACGACCTCACCACCTTCCGGTGCTCCAATGGGGGACGGCCCTTCAATCCATCCCTTCTGGAGTCCCGCATGTCCTGGATCATTCTGTTCGTCGCCGGCCTGTTCGAAGTCGCCTGGGCAGTCGGCCTGAAGTACACCGAAGGTTTCACCCGTCCGATACCGACCGTACTCACCGTGCTGGCGATCATCACCAGCATGGGCCTGCTGGGCCTGGCCATGCGGAACCTGCCGCTGGGCACCGCCTACGCCATCTGGACCGGCGTTGGCGCGGTCGGCACCGTCATCGTCGGTATCGTGCTGTTCGGCGAATCCGTGGCGCCGGTACGCCTGTTCAGCGTTGCGCTGATCCTGTGCGGCCTGGTCGGCCTGAAACTGAGCCACTGACGCTGCATCGATTTCGATGCCGGCGGGCTGTCGCTTTCCCGAAAATTTGTCGGTATGCTGCAGTCCACTGTGTTTGCTTGGGTCACTGTGGCTCGTGACCTGGTGGGGCCATTCCCCACCACCCGGCTTCGACTGCACCTTGCAACTCAGGACGAGCGCGGACTTTTCCGCAAAACAATCTTCAATAGTTCAAGGTGTAATTCCATGTCGAATCGTCAGACCGGCACCGTCAAGTGGTTCAACGACGCTAAAGGCTTCGGCTTCATCACCCCGGAAAGCGGCAACGATGTATTCGTTCACTTCCGCTCCATCCAGGGCAATGGCTTCAAGTCGCTGCAGGAAGGCCAGAAGGTCTCCTTCATCGTCGTGGAAGGCCAGAAGGGCCTGCAGGCTGACGAAGTTCAGGTTATCTGATCCTCGTCCTGCACCACGAAAAAAGCCCCGGCAATGCCGGGGCTTTTTCTTTTCCGTCGCGCAGGCTCAGCGGGCCGCGCCGCGCAGTTCGGCCACCTGCTCCTGCAGCACCAGGCGCCTGGCCTCTTCCGGCGCCACCGGCTGGCCGGCCACCAGGCAGACCCGCGACCACAGGCGGCGCAGGAAGCCCTTCTGCGGATCGCGGCTGAAGAAGCTGCCCCACAGGCCCTGCAGCGCCATCGGGATCACCGGCACCGGGGTTTCCTCGATGATCCGCTCCACTCCGCCACGGAACTCGTTCATCTCGCCATCCAGGGTCAGCATGCCCTCGGGGAAGATGCACACCACCTCCCCGTCGCGCAGGTACTCGGCGACCCTGGCGAACGCCTTCTCGTAGGTCTGCGCATCCTCGTTGCGCCCGGCGATGGGCACGGCGCCCGCGGTGCGGAAGATGAAGTTGAGCACCGGGATGCGGAAGATCTTGTAGTACATGACGAAGCGCACCGGGCGCCGCACGGAGCCGGCGATCAGCAGCGCATCGACGAAGGACACGTGGTTGCACACCAGCACGACCGGCCCTTCGTCGGGAATGACGTCGAGGTTGCGGTGGTCGACCCGGTACATCGAGTGGGTCAACAGCCACACCAGGAAGCGCATGGTGAACTCGGGGACGATCTTGAAGATGTACACGTTCACCGCGACGTTCATCAGCGAGAGCACGAGGAACAGCTCGGGGATCGTCAGCTTCGCCACCGACAGCAGCAGGATCGAGACGATCGCCGCGACCACCATGAACAGCGCGTTGAGGATGTTGTTGGCGGCGATCACCCGCGCGCGCTTGTCCTCCTCGGTGCGCGCCTGGATCAGCGCGTACAGTGGCACGATGTAGAAGCCGCCGAAGATGCCGATGCCGAGGATGTCGGCCAGCACCGCCCAGGATTGCGAATGCTCCAGTACTACCAGCCAGTCATACGGCTGTTCGCCCTGCGGAAAGCCGCCCGAATGCCACCACAGCAGGATGCCGAACAGGCTCAGGCCGATGGAGCCGAAGGGCACCAGGCCGATCTCCACCTTCTTGCCGGAGAGCTTCTCGCAGAGCATCGAGCCCAGCGCGATGCCTACCGAGAACACCGTGAGGATCAGCGTCACCACGCTCTCGTCGCCGTGCAGCAGTTCCTTGGCGTAGGTCGGGATCTGCGTCAGGTAGACCGCGCCGAGGAACCAGAACCAGGAGTTGCCCACCAGCGAGCGCGACACCGCCGGACGCTGGCACAGGCCGAGCAGGAGGATGCTCCAGGACTGGCGGAAGATGTTCCAGTCGATGGTCAGGTCCGGCAGCGCGGCGGCGGCGCGAGGGATATTGCGACTGGCGAGGAAACCGCAGACGGCCACCAGTACCACGGCGACGCTGACGCCGGCGGCATAGTCCTGCCGCGACATCAGCACACCGGCGCCGATGGTGCCGCAGAGAATGGCGAGGAAGGTGCCCATTTCAACCAGGGCGTTGCCGCCCACCAGTTCGTCTTCCTTCAGGTGCTGCGGCAGGATCGAGTACTTCACCGGGCCGAACAGCGCCGAGTGGGTGCCCATGGCGAACAGCGCGAGGAACAGCAGCGGCAGGCTGCCCAGCACGAAGCCGGCGGCGCCCACCAGCATGATCACCACCTCGGCCAGCTTCAGCGCGCGCATCAGCGCATCCTTGTTGAACTTCTCGCCGAACTGTCCGCCCAGCGCGGAGAACAGGAAGAACGGCAGGATGAACAGCAGCGCGCAGAGGTTGACCAGCAGGTTACGGTCACCGCCGACGGTGAGGTGGTAGAGGATCGCCAGGATCAGCGACTGCTTGAAGATGTTGTCGTTGAACGCACCCAGCAACTGGGTGATGAAGAAGGGCAGGAAACGCTTCTTGCCCAGCAGGGCGAATTGCGAATGTTCAGTCATCGTCCTTGTTTACCTGCGTGATGGCCGCGTGGCCGGAATGACAGCACGGATTTGACGGCGACGACCGGGAGAAAAGCCACATTTTCCGCACAGTCCATCCCGGCGACCACGGGTTCTCATTCCTGCAGGCAAGAAAAAGCCCGTCGCGAAGACGGGCTCTTTCCTCCACGAAGCGCGCGCTTAGAAACCGACGCTGCCCTGCACGAAGAAGGTGCGCGGCTCGCCCAGGTAGATACCGGAGTTGTTGTCGCTGGAGCGGGTGTAGTTCATCTGGTCGAAGAGGTTCTTCACCCCGGCGGCGACTTTCAGGTTCGACGCCTGCGGGCCGAAGTCATAACCGACGCGGGCGTTCCACAGCATGTAGCCGGGGATGTCGCCGTACCGGCCATCGGCGCTCGGCTCGGTGATGTAGTCGCCGGTGAAGCTGCCGTTGGCGTTGGTGGTCGGACCGGGCGCACGTTGCTTCGACTGGGCGAAGCCGTCCAGGTTGTAGGTCCAGCGGTCATGCTCGTAGCGCAGGCCGACGGTCGCCACCTGGCGCGAGTACAGCGGCAGGTCACGGCCCTTGAAGCCGGGGATCTCGCCTTCGTAGGTCGCGCGGGTGTAGGTGAAGGTGCCGTAGGCGGTCAGGCCGGCGAGTACCGGGTCGAGTGCGGCCATGTCGTAGTGTGCCGACGTCTCGATGCCCTGGTGCTTGGTGGCGCCCAGGTTGGTCCAGCCCACGTCGCGGCTGATGTACTGCAGCTCGTCGTCGAAGTCGATGTAGAACAGCGTCACTTCGCCACCCCACACGCCGTTGTCGTAGCGGGTGCCCACTTCGTAGGTCTTGGCCTTTTCCGGCTGCAGGCCGTTGGCGGTGTCGTTGCCGCTGCCGCCCTGGCCGAGCTGGAAGTACTGCAGGCTGCCGAAGGAGGTCTCGTAGTTGGCGAACAGCTTCCACTCGTCCGACAGGTGATACATCACCGCCAGCGCCGGCAGCGGCTCGTTGTAGTCCTTGCTGCGCTTCTTCTCCTGCACCGGCTTGCCCTTGTTGTCGAGCACGGGGCGGTCGTGCCAGTCGGTGGAGATGCTTTCGAAGCGGATGCCCGGGGTCACGCTCCAGTTACCCATGTCGATCTTGTCGTCGAGGTAGATGGCGTTGGCTTCGGTACCGCCGGTACGGTCCTGGTAGGTATGGCCGTCGGCGTCGGCCGTCGGCGTGGGCACGTTGTTCACCAGGCCGACCAGGCTGGCGCGCTCGTGCATGGCCTCCTTCAGGTAGCGATAGCCGATGCTGGCTTCCTGGGTGGTCGGACCGACCATGAAGACCTTCGACACCCGCGGCTCGATGCCGAAGGTGTGGTAGTCGCGCGGGTAGGACGCCAGGGTCTTGAGATCGCGGTTGGCGATGGTGCTGCCACGGAAGCTGTCGCTGTAGTAGGTCAGCACCTCGAACTGGGTCAGGTCGTCGATCTGCCGCTTGTACTTGAGCGAGACGTCCTTGCGGCGGCCGGTGAAGTTGTCCCAGTCGCGCACGGATTGGTACGGATCGTCGTCGAACTGCGCCTGGGTCAGGCCACCGGGCATGTCGGCGCTGCCGTCGTAGTAGTGGAAGTTGGCGGAAAACTCGTCGACGTCGGTCGGCGCCCAGTGGGTCTTGAGCATCACGTCGTCGATGTCGGTGGAGTCGTTGCCGTCGCGGTAACCCGCGCCTTTCACGCCGGAGTACAGCAGCGCGGCGCCCATGCCGTTGTCGGCGGTGCCGCCGAGGAAGGCGTTATAGAGCTTCTTCCAGCCGCCGTGGGAGGCGGTTTCGATGGTGGTGCCGACGTCGCCGGAAAACTCCTTGGGAATCGCCCGGGTAACGAAGTTGATCACCCCGCCGACGTTCTGCGGGCCATAGCGCACGGAACCGGCGCCACGCACCACGTCGACGCTGTCGAGGTTGCCCACCGACAGCGGGAACATCGACAGCTGCGGCTGGCCATAGGGCGCCACGGCGGCCGGGACGCCATCGATGAGCACGGTGGAGCGCGGCGACAGGCGCGAGGTCAGGCCGCGCACGCCGACGTTGAGGGAGATATCGCTGCCGCCGGTGCCGTTGTTGTCCTGCACCTGCACGCCGGGGATGCCACGCAGCACGTCGCGAACGTTCTGCGCGCCTTCTTCGATCATCTGCTCGCGACGCACCACGGTGCGCGCGCCGGGGTGGTTCTGCACCACCTGCTGGTCGGCTTCGCCGAGCCAGTCACCGACCACGGTGACGGCTTCCAGCTCCTTGGTCTCTTCCTCGGCCTGGACCGGCAGCAGCGGCGTGGCCAGGGTAACGGCGATCGCCAGGCGCGACCATGAACGAACGTGCGACATGCTTCCCCCTTCCCGGGTACTTCGTGAAGGGGCGGGAAATTAGAACTGATTGTAAATTTTGTAAATGCAAATGTATCGCAAATGATAAAATATTCCGATTGACTCAGATTCTCTTTTCGGCATCTCGAACGACTGTTCATCAGTCACGGCAATAGGCCAGCAGCCCTTCGGTGGCGGGCTCTGGCCGATAACGACGCCGGAAAAATCAGACGGGACGGAAAGACCGCGCACAAGCCTGGCGGTATTCGCCGGGGCCGACGCCATAGGCCTGCTTGAACTGCCGGCTGAGGTGACTCTGGTCGGCGAAACCCAGCTGCATCGCCACACTCACCGGCATGCAGCCCTGCTTGAGCAGCGCCCTTGCCTGCTCCAGCCGGCGTTGCCTGAGCCAGGCATGGGGCGGCAGGCCGGTGGCCTTGCGGAACACGCGGGCGAAATGGAAAGGCGACAGCCCGACGGCAGCGGCCAGCTCTTCCAGCGACGGCGGCTCCATCAGCCGCGCGCCGAGCAGTTCCCGCGCCCGCGCCACGGCCACCGGCTCGTTGCCGGCCGGCGGCGCTTCGGGAATCCGCGCATGGCGCTGGAACAGCAGCAGGAGCGCTTCGCGCCAGCAGGTCTGGCGTTGCAGCACGGTGGCGTCGGAATCCACCAGGCGGTGGGCAGCGAACAGCGCCTGCACCAGCTCCGGGTCGAACACCACGCTGGCATCGAACGACGGCGTTCCGCCG
This Pseudomonas sp. ATCC 13867 DNA region includes the following protein-coding sequences:
- a CDS encoding TonB-dependent receptor family protein — translated: MSHVRSWSRLAIAVTLATPLLPVQAEEETKELEAVTVVGDWLGEADQQVVQNHPGARTVVRREQMIEEGAQNVRDVLRGIPGVQVQDNNGTGGSDISLNVGVRGLTSRLSPRSTVLIDGVPAAVAPYGQPQLSMFPLSVGNLDSVDVVRGAGSVRYGPQNVGGVINFVTRAIPKEFSGDVGTTIETASHGGWKKLYNAFLGGTADNGMGAALLYSGVKGAGYRDGNDSTDIDDVMLKTHWAPTDVDEFSANFHYYDGSADMPGGLTQAQFDDDPYQSVRDWDNFTGRRKDVSLKYKRQIDDLTQFEVLTYYSDSFRGSTIANRDLKTLASYPRDYHTFGIEPRVSKVFMVGPTTQEASIGYRYLKEAMHERASLVGLVNNVPTPTADADGHTYQDRTGGTEANAIYLDDKIDMGNWSVTPGIRFESISTDWHDRPVLDNKGKPVQEKKRSKDYNEPLPALAVMYHLSDEWKLFANYETSFGSLQYFQLGQGGSGNDTANGLQPEKAKTYEVGTRYDNGVWGGEVTLFYIDFDDELQYISRDVGWTNLGATKHQGIETSAHYDMAALDPVLAGLTAYGTFTYTRATYEGEIPGFKGRDLPLYSRQVATVGLRYEHDRWTYNLDGFAQSKQRAPGPTTNANGSFTGDYITEPSADGRYGDIPGYMLWNARVGYDFGPQASNLKVAAGVKNLFDQMNYTRSSDNNSGIYLGEPRTFFVQGSVGF
- a CDS encoding AraC family transcriptional regulator — translated: MTEHHASGERTRFWRAQELGGVELLHARYIEQVFSPHVHEGFALVMIEQGAQRFHHRGAEHFAPAGSVVLINPDEVHTGSKADEAGWRYRGFYPELEQVSGVLEELELCGGGTPSFDASVVFDPELVQALFAAHRLVDSDATVLQRQTCWREALLLLFQRHARIPEAPPAGNEPVAVARARELLGARLMEPPSLEELAAAVGLSPFHFARVFRKATGLPPHAWLRQRRLEQARALLKQGCMPVSVAMQLGFADQSHLSRQFKQAYGVGPGEYRQACARSFRPV